A segment of the Methanothermococcus thermolithotrophicus DSM 2095 genome:
CCACAGGCGTCACTTCGGACTGTCCCAGCCCTAGGCTACCTTTTCTTTTCGGTAGCAATAAATATTGTGAGAATAGTTATATAAATAATTTTCGGCTTTCATCTTCTCCCTTACGGAAGGGGACTTCTCGCCGAAACAAGTTAAAATTTTGACATATATTTAACAAAGTGGGGTGTAAAAAAATGGGAGATGATTCTTACACTATAACATGGAAAGTTGCTTTATTTTATTATGCAGGAGCCCTTACGCCTACAAGTCAAATACCAGATTTTATCAATGAATTTAACGGGGTTGTAATATTAACCAATGATGAAGGGGAATCTGCAAATAAAGATGCACTCATAGATATAGTTGAAAGATTTTGGGAATATAAACCTGGGTATCAAATAATAGTTGAAGTTCCGAATCCTTCTGGGACTTGCACCTATGAGGAAATGAAAAGCTGGATTGACAAAATAGAAGAAAGAGTAGCAGACAAAGTTGGAGGCTATTATTTTGTTCCTGAAGGAGCCTGGACTATGCTGAATGCATCTGGGTGTATAGATAATGTGAAAAAAGCTGTGAATTATGTTAAAAATACATTAAATAAATTTGCCATATGGATACCTGTTGGAGATATTAGTAATATTGAAGGAAGTTTTAATAATATGGATTTATGTCAAAATCTAATAGGTTTTACAAATATAGCTCCACAACCTCATTATTATATGACAAAAGATTCTGAAATGGATTTTAACAAATTGATTGAATTTATGCAAGAGTGTAAAAATAGAGGTTGGGGCGTAGAGTTTGAATGCGATAAAACAGTGTTAGGAAATATTGAAAACTGCGGATGTAAATATAAAAATATATGCATTAGAAGAGCGGCTAATTATTATTGTGCATTGAATAAAGTTGGAAATGTTAAGTATATTTATCACTACTTTAGTAACGATATAGAATGTTATAGGATGGTAAAAAGACACTACGAAGAACATCCATGTCCAAACGATGGATATTCGACATGTTAATTTTTATTTTAAGTTTTTTTAGGTGATAAATTGAAAAAATTTATCCTCTTTTTGGTTTTATTTGTATTTCTTAATCCGCTATTTGCAGAGGAAACTATAAAATACAATATATTATTCGAGGGCATGGCTACAAATGGAACAGATGCAATGATTAGTGTTTATGATAAATCCCACTTAAAAATGTATGAAATACTATACGATGGAAAAGGGTTTAAACTAATTTCAGAATTTCCAATAAATAAATCTGAATTAAATGATTCAAAGATAAACTTCAAACCTAAGAATTGGAATTATTATAGTTATTTTACACATCCCGTTGTAGTTGGTTATTTTAAAGGAAAATGGATTTTTTACAATCCAGAAATGTTAGGGTTCTTTGATGGAAAAAACTTCACTACAACAGTAAGTGGTTACTATTCAGGATGCTCAACGGCAGAAATAGATAAATTTGTTACCGATAACAAAAACACCGTAATTATTAAGTGGAGGGGTTCAACAACATCATGTAATGGAGAGTGGTTTGTTTTATATCATAATTTTACAGATATTAAAAATGTAAAAAGTCAAACTCTGCCAAATCATACAAACGATGTGATATATAATCCCTACGATAATGATTGGTATATTATTACAGAAAAATCTGCCTTTATTTATAAAAATAATAGTTTATATAATTTATTTACCTTTCCAAATAATTTAACAGAGCAATGCATAGCACCAATCGGTTATAAAAAGCTATTAATTTCATTATATTCAAAAGATGGTTATTGTGGATTATACCTATACAATAATGGAAATTTAACAGAAATTCTTAATAAACCAATTTATACAATGGATTATGGTGGTAATGAAGTTTTATTAATATCTACAAAAATCCTGAGCTCACCTAATAGATGCTGCATAGTTGATTATCCAATAAGCGGATGCTATCTATATAAAAATGGAAAAATAGAAAATCTTCCAGATTTAGAAGTTAAAAGAGTTGATTATATTACTTATGTGGATAAAGATAGGTATTGGTTATTAGCGGGGGTTAATAAAGAATCTGCAAAATTAGTTAAATTCAATGGAAATTATATGGAAGATTTAACTCAGCAATTGGTTAATATTATAAATGGAAATAATAATATGAAAAATGAAACCAATAGTGGT
Coding sequences within it:
- a CDS encoding DUF4855 domain-containing protein encodes the protein MGDDSYTITWKVALFYYAGALTPTSQIPDFINEFNGVVILTNDEGESANKDALIDIVERFWEYKPGYQIIVEVPNPSGTCTYEEMKSWIDKIEERVADKVGGYYFVPEGAWTMLNASGCIDNVKKAVNYVKNTLNKFAIWIPVGDISNIEGSFNNMDLCQNLIGFTNIAPQPHYYMTKDSEMDFNKLIEFMQECKNRGWGVEFECDKTVLGNIENCGCKYKNICIRRAANYYCALNKVGNVKYIYHYFSNDIECYRMVKRHYEEHPCPNDGYSTC